Proteins found in one Flavobacterium channae genomic segment:
- the folB gene encoding dihydroneopterin aldolase, which produces MGTIKLNNIRTFSYHGCLAEEAKIGSDYRVDLEIKTDLRKSAQTDDLADTVDYVHLNKIVVEEMAIRSKLLEHVAQRIIVRTFAEIPSVSRIKLAVSKLNPPIGGDVEAVTIEMEEFRN; this is translated from the coding sequence ATGGGAACAATAAAATTAAATAATATAAGAACCTTTTCGTACCACGGATGCTTAGCAGAAGAAGCAAAAATTGGTTCAGATTACCGCGTTGATTTAGAAATAAAAACCGATTTACGAAAATCAGCTCAAACAGATGATTTAGCAGATACTGTTGATTATGTTCATTTGAATAAAATTGTGGTTGAAGAAATGGCAATTCGATCAAAATTATTAGAACATGTTGCACAACGTATTATTGTTCGCACTTTTGCAGAAATTCCATCTGTTTCTCGAATAAAATTAGCGGTTTCTAAATTAAATCCTCCAATTGGTGGTGATGTAGAAGCGGTTACGATTGAAATGGAAGAGTTTAGAAATTAA
- a CDS encoding glutamine--tRNA ligase/YqeY domain fusion protein, translating into MSTEEKSLNFIEQIIEEDLKNGLSADKLRFRFPPEPNGYLHVGHASAICLNFGLGIDYNAPVNLRFDDTNPSKEEQEYVDAIKRDVEWLGFKWDKECYASDYFQQLYDWAVVLIQKGKAYVDNQSSEEMAKQKGTPTQPGTNSPNRDRSVEENLDLFERMRKGEFPNGSYVLRAKIDMASPNMLMRDPIMYRIMHAHHHRTGNDWCIYPMYDWAHGESDYLEQISHSFCTLEFLPHRELYDWFLNQIYDPTKVRPKQREFARRNLSHTVVSKRKLLQLVEEKHVTGWDDPRMSTISGMRRRGYTPASIRNFAKTIGIAKRDNLIDVSLLEFCVREDLNKIAPRVMAVLDPVKLVITNYPEGQEEWLEAENNPEEEVMTYRKVPFSKELYIEREDFQEEAHKKFFRLTLGTEVRLKNAYIIKGESVVKDENGNITEIHATYDVDSKSGSGTEASQRKVKGTIHWVSTAHAKEAEVRIYDRLFTNESPDKDKEVDFKEYINPNSLKVITGYVEPSLVTSKELDHFQFQRLGYFCVDRDSTPEKLVFNKTVGLRDTWAKISEQ; encoded by the coding sequence ATGTCAACAGAAGAAAAATCATTGAATTTTATAGAACAAATCATTGAAGAAGATTTAAAAAATGGTTTGTCAGCAGATAAATTACGTTTTCGTTTTCCACCAGAACCAAATGGATATTTGCATGTAGGTCATGCGAGTGCTATTTGCTTAAATTTCGGTCTAGGAATCGATTACAATGCTCCAGTAAACCTTCGTTTCGACGATACCAATCCATCAAAAGAAGAGCAAGAATATGTAGATGCTATCAAGCGCGATGTGGAATGGCTTGGTTTTAAATGGGACAAAGAATGTTATGCTTCTGATTATTTCCAACAATTGTATGATTGGGCGGTAGTTTTAATCCAAAAAGGAAAAGCTTACGTGGATAATCAGTCGTCTGAAGAGATGGCAAAGCAAAAAGGAACGCCAACGCAACCAGGAACTAATAGTCCAAATAGAGATCGTTCTGTAGAAGAAAATTTAGATTTATTCGAAAGAATGAGAAAAGGAGAATTTCCTAATGGAAGCTATGTTTTACGTGCAAAAATAGATATGGCTTCTCCAAATATGTTGATGCGTGATCCAATTATGTACCGAATTATGCATGCTCATCACCATAGAACTGGAAACGATTGGTGTATTTATCCAATGTATGATTGGGCACATGGTGAAAGTGATTATTTAGAGCAAATTTCACACTCGTTTTGTACGTTAGAATTCTTGCCTCACCGTGAATTATATGATTGGTTTTTGAATCAAATTTATGATCCTACAAAGGTGCGACCAAAGCAAAGAGAATTTGCTCGTAGAAATTTATCGCATACAGTTGTTTCGAAACGTAAATTATTGCAATTAGTTGAAGAAAAGCATGTTACAGGTTGGGATGATCCAAGAATGTCAACGATTTCAGGAATGAGAAGACGTGGTTATACGCCAGCTTCTATCCGAAATTTTGCTAAAACTATCGGAATTGCAAAACGTGATAATTTGATTGATGTTTCACTTTTAGAATTCTGTGTTCGTGAAGATTTGAACAAGATTGCACCTCGTGTTATGGCGGTTTTAGATCCTGTGAAATTAGTAATTACGAATTATCCAGAAGGTCAAGAAGAGTGGTTAGAAGCTGAAAATAATCCAGAAGAAGAAGTAATGACGTACAGAAAAGTGCCATTTTCTAAAGAATTGTATATCGAAAGAGAAGATTTTCAAGAAGAAGCACATAAGAAATTTTTCCGATTAACTTTAGGAACTGAAGTTCGTTTGAAAAACGCCTATATCATTAAAGGTGAATCAGTTGTAAAAGATGAAAACGGTAATATTACTGAAATTCACGCTACTTACGACGTAGATTCAAAATCAGGAAGTGGAACAGAAGCTAGTCAAAGAAAAGTAAAAGGAACGATTCATTGGGTTTCAACTGCTCATGCAAAAGAAGCAGAAGTTCGTATTTATGATCGATTATTTACAAACGAAAGTCCAGATAAAGACAAAGAAGTTGATTTTAAAGAATATATCAATCCAAATTCGTTAAAAGTAATTACGGGTTATGTAGAGCCAAGTTTGGTTACTTCAAAAGAATTGGATCATTTTCAATTTCAACGTTTAGGATATTTTTGTGTAGATAGAGATTCTACTCCTGAAAAATTAGTTTTCAACAAAACTGTTGGACTAAGAGATACATGGGCAAAAATTTCAGAACAATAA